In Gimesia benthica, a single window of DNA contains:
- a CDS encoding putative quinol monooxygenase — protein MFCLNVILTLKDAADATEIEGLLAEACRLSRTEPGCLRFDVYHAEADPATFVLVEHWASEQAWQDHREAKAFKEIYEPQVLPRVERVPHRVKLLVE, from the coding sequence ATGTTTTGTCTCAATGTGATTCTGACCTTGAAAGACGCAGCGGACGCGACCGAAATCGAAGGTCTGCTGGCGGAAGCCTGTCGCCTGTCGCGAACAGAGCCGGGCTGTCTGCGATTTGACGTCTATCATGCGGAAGCCGATCCGGCGACCTTCGTACTCGTGGAACACTGGGCCAGCGAACAGGCCTGGCAGGACCACCGCGAAGCAAAGGCGTTTAAGGAAATCTACGAACCGCAGGTGCTGCCCCGTGTCGAACGGGTGCCCCACCGGGTGAAACTGCTGGTGGAATAA
- the ilvD gene encoding dihydroxy-acid dehydratase, with product MSSDSQPILNRYSSRITQPRSQGASQAMLYATGMTEEDMNKAQVGISSVWYEGNSCNMHLNILAAKVKEGVQAAGLVGMRFNTIGVSDGISMGTDGMSYSLQSRDLIADSIETVTCAQWYDANISLPGCDKNMPGCLIAMGRFNRPSLMVYGGTIAPGCLNNQKLDIVSAFQSYGEYLAGSIDDETRKQIVQKSCPGAGACGGMYTANTMASAIEALGMSLPYSSSIPAEHPDKLEECYRAGAAIKKLLELDLKPRDIMTREAFENAMVLTVALGGSTNAVLHLLAIARSVNVELTIDDFQSVSDRIPLLADFKPSGKYVMADLQEQGGTPAVLKYLISEGLINGDCMTVTGKTHSENLADLPGLKEGQDIVHKVSDPIKPSGHLQILKGNLAPTGAVAKITGKEGLVFEGTANVFDSEEDMLKALEDKKISKGDVIIIRYEGPKGGPGMPEMLTPTSAIMGAGLGKDVALLTDGRFSGGSHGFIVGHITPEAQEGGPVALVKNGDKVIIDAENNRIDMEVSDAELEERRKAWTAPPFKYTRGTLYKYIKNVKSASEGCVTDE from the coding sequence ATGTCATCCGATTCCCAACCGATTCTGAACCGTTACAGTTCCCGCATCACCCAGCCCCGTTCGCAGGGGGCATCTCAGGCCATGCTGTATGCCACGGGCATGACCGAAGAAGATATGAACAAGGCCCAGGTCGGGATTTCCAGCGTCTGGTACGAAGGTAACTCCTGTAATATGCACCTCAACATTCTGGCTGCCAAGGTCAAAGAGGGTGTGCAGGCAGCCGGCCTGGTGGGAATGCGGTTCAACACGATCGGCGTGAGTGACGGGATCTCGATGGGAACCGACGGCATGTCGTACTCTTTACAGTCCCGCGATTTGATCGCAGACAGCATCGAGACCGTGACCTGTGCCCAGTGGTACGATGCGAACATTTCACTGCCCGGCTGTGACAAGAACATGCCCGGGTGTCTGATCGCGATGGGTCGTTTCAACCGTCCGTCGCTGATGGTCTATGGCGGAACCATTGCTCCCGGCTGTCTGAACAATCAGAAGCTGGACATCGTCTCCGCATTCCAGTCGTACGGGGAATACCTGGCCGGTTCGATTGATGACGAAACACGTAAGCAGATCGTGCAGAAGAGCTGTCCGGGCGCTGGTGCCTGCGGCGGGATGTATACCGCGAACACCATGGCGTCAGCGATTGAAGCTCTGGGGATGTCACTGCCTTACAGCTCATCGATTCCGGCTGAGCATCCCGATAAACTCGAAGAGTGTTACCGGGCCGGTGCAGCGATCAAGAAGCTGCTGGAACTGGACCTCAAGCCACGCGACATCATGACACGCGAAGCCTTTGAAAATGCGATGGTGCTGACCGTTGCTCTGGGCGGTTCGACCAACGCCGTCCTGCACCTGCTGGCGATTGCCCGCTCGGTGAATGTCGAACTGACCATCGACGACTTCCAGTCGGTCAGCGATCGCATTCCGCTGCTGGCAGACTTCAAGCCCAGTGGTAAGTACGTAATGGCTGACCTGCAGGAGCAGGGGGGAACCCCGGCTGTGCTGAAGTACCTGATCTCCGAAGGTCTGATCAACGGCGACTGCATGACCGTCACCGGCAAGACCCACTCCGAAAACCTGGCCGATCTGCCCGGTCTGAAAGAGGGACAGGACATCGTGCACAAAGTCAGTGACCCGATCAAACCAAGCGGTCACCTGCAGATCCTGAAAGGGAACCTGGCTCCCACCGGTGCGGTTGCCAAGATCACTGGTAAAGAAGGTCTGGTTTTCGAAGGAACCGCCAACGTATTCGATTCCGAAGAAGACATGCTCAAGGCCCTGGAAGACAAGAAGATCAGCAAAGGGGATGTGATCATCATCCGCTACGAAGGCCCCAAAGGGGGACCGGGGATGCCTGAGATGCTGACCCCGACTTCGGCCATCATGGGTGCCGGCCTGGGTAAAGACGTGGCCCTGTTGACCGACGGTCGTTTCTCCGGCGGTTCACACGGCTTCATCGTAGGCCACATCACTCCCGAAGCCCAGGAAGGCGGACCGGTTGCCCTAGTGAAGAACGGGGACAAGGTGATCATCGACGCCGAGAACAATCGCATTGATATGGAAGTCAGCGACGCAGAACTCGAAGAACGCCGCAAAGCCTGGACGGCTCCTCCGTTCAAATACACGCGGGGTACTTTGTATAAATACATCAAGAACGTGA
- a CDS encoding ankyrin repeat domain-containing protein produces MLSRLSFLTLFLLITTNAWAEEEPRKYTLDHRLVIAAFQLDVAQVKSLLQAGAKPDARLGFYDGELFQDIWSLGYSPYGSDKWTPLLAVAHSHREPQPEKMTENTSEARDRAEEKRKQIDPRLIQERDKRRVAIAKLLIDQGAKLDLDDGYGSTALSTSIYQGHDPLSLALLKAGADPNTKTGVYIDGTDGITPLHRATKSPPVLKAMIKRGARLNVQDSEGETPLHWAVSEPNAESVKLLIEAGANLNIKDKRGFTAMPGLVDPELYELYDETEKQKALEKKKIRKLFLAAGARPPGEEAKVPEVDESELSEVERLRLKFLRAASGYSKGEAARKLFLSRTASEINGLCYDESDSVALSAAWQRLEKQTDALLLGSDRGAANIPIPQKYSREFLGFVEGRLKVSIPHAWSRNLLRASFNSEVKTIFDVRYRPFSDYQKKGLHTFPYVYADREFISYTGTASFDEDEKAFEGESAHADYPEELKGRIEKALKEEDPIRVTGIASQGRAVFVLHQDGPVNPVLTCIATEDNQEHPKLYWQTKLDTMWVGTKLGAWFSEFRVRKGKVFLFHCNTSSIGIECLSLKDGQRVFSFNSRLPE; encoded by the coding sequence ATGCTCAGCCGCCTCTCTTTTCTCACATTGTTTCTCCTGATCACTACAAATGCCTGGGCAGAAGAGGAGCCACGGAAATACACGCTCGATCATCGACTTGTAATCGCTGCGTTCCAACTGGATGTGGCACAGGTGAAGAGCCTGCTGCAGGCGGGAGCGAAACCTGATGCCCGTCTTGGTTTTTATGATGGTGAGCTATTTCAGGACATATGGTCGCTGGGTTATTCGCCTTACGGCTCTGATAAATGGACGCCTCTCCTGGCGGTTGCCCACAGTCACCGCGAACCTCAGCCGGAGAAAATGACAGAGAATACTTCTGAAGCTCGTGATCGAGCGGAAGAAAAACGTAAACAGATTGATCCCCGGTTGATTCAGGAACGCGATAAGCGACGCGTGGCTATTGCAAAGTTGTTGATCGATCAAGGGGCGAAACTTGACCTGGATGATGGGTATGGTTCAACCGCGCTGAGTACATCAATTTATCAGGGGCACGATCCGCTTTCGCTGGCTTTACTCAAAGCGGGAGCAGATCCCAATACGAAAACGGGGGTTTATATCGATGGAACGGATGGTATTACTCCGTTACATCGGGCGACAAAAAGTCCCCCAGTACTCAAGGCAATGATCAAACGGGGAGCCCGGCTCAATGTACAAGATAGTGAGGGAGAGACGCCCCTGCATTGGGCCGTCTCGGAACCCAATGCGGAAAGTGTGAAATTGCTGATCGAGGCTGGGGCGAATCTGAATATTAAAGATAAGCGCGGATTTACCGCAATGCCCGGTCTGGTGGACCCCGAGTTGTATGAGTTATATGACGAGACTGAGAAACAGAAAGCGTTGGAAAAAAAGAAGATCAGAAAATTATTCCTGGCGGCGGGAGCAAGGCCACCCGGTGAAGAAGCTAAGGTTCCTGAGGTTGATGAGTCAGAATTATCTGAAGTGGAGCGACTGCGTCTGAAATTCCTGCGAGCTGCGTCGGGGTATTCCAAAGGAGAAGCAGCTCGAAAGTTGTTTCTGTCGCGGACTGCCAGTGAAATAAATGGGCTCTGCTATGACGAATCTGATTCGGTTGCTCTTTCAGCTGCCTGGCAGCGACTGGAAAAGCAGACGGATGCGCTTCTGTTGGGGTCTGACAGGGGGGCCGCAAATATCCCCATACCGCAAAAATACTCACGCGAGTTTCTGGGCTTTGTCGAGGGGCGGCTCAAAGTTTCTATTCCTCATGCCTGGTCCAGAAATCTGTTAAGAGCAAGTTTCAACTCTGAGGTGAAAACAATATTTGATGTCAGGTACCGGCCATTTTCAGACTATCAGAAGAAAGGATTGCATACTTTTCCGTATGTTTATGCAGACAGAGAATTCATCAGCTATACCGGAACCGCAAGTTTTGACGAAGACGAGAAAGCTTTCGAAGGAGAATCTGCGCATGCCGATTATCCAGAGGAACTAAAAGGCAGAATCGAAAAAGCATTGAAAGAGGAAGATCCCATTCGCGTGACGGGGATTGCCAGCCAGGGACGTGCTGTTTTTGTTCTACATCAGGATGGACCGGTCAATCCCGTCTTGACGTGTATTGCGACAGAAGACAATCAGGAGCATCCTAAATTATACTGGCAGACAAAGCTGGATACGATGTGGGTAGGGACCAAGCTGGGTGCCTGGTTCTCCGAATTCCGGGTCAGGAAGGGCAAAGTCTTCCTGTTTCATTGTAATACCAGTTCCATCGGCATCGAATGTCTGTCACTCAAAGATGGCCAGCGCGTGTTTTCATTCAATTCAAGATTGCCAGAGTAA
- a CDS encoding sigma-54-dependent Fis family transcriptional regulator — MTKPAPSITKEALLILLREYPVSKIETVEWLDWKRLPLFSRFDDAASLIQLGDQLLEEATQQTTAADYLRQFLPQLATELSCQWCTLIERKPEWETIFEFGRNSAASFPTNLCNEALDRDAAGLGADEKKADWFYIAAPLGDVRPGTVLLVGGRDLTSEALSNAVVAARVLGYALSIVEKREKHVKRIGRLETTLHIASSFSSARDTQSLLELIAKEATRLLVSERSSIFIWDQEHKQVVACPALGVEGNTLRLPDDVGIVGEVIHSGKTVTVDDAYNDDRFDPSVDKSSGFRTRNLLCVPLRNNAGELIGAFEVMNKQAGKSDFDDDDAQSLEELGVQAATALENTRELEQLSRSRDQLTEQAKQKVRIIGKSSAIDALRSTIERLASTDLPVLILGESGTGKEVVSQSLHYQGPRANTPFIAVNCAALTETLLESELFGHEKGAFTDAHETRIGKFELAEGGTLFLDEIGDMSLGGQAKLLRVLEQKVITRVGGSESIPINVRVVAATNAKLADAVRDKKFREDLFYRLSVVTLELPPLRERPEDVILLAEFFLTQFCGQANRRVLKMSAEAKKRLQAHLWPGNVRELRNLMERVAFLCAGDRVEVEDLAFILSPSRDSVVDMSSDLSLKEATRLFQQEYIRRTIKRVGGNMSETAKCLGLHRSNLYRKMGQLEMQEASDMSEEDDD, encoded by the coding sequence ATGACAAAACCTGCCCCTTCCATCACGAAAGAGGCTCTTTTGATTCTTTTGAGGGAGTATCCGGTGAGTAAAATCGAAACAGTGGAATGGCTGGACTGGAAGCGACTGCCATTATTTTCCCGCTTTGACGACGCAGCCTCTCTGATCCAGCTGGGCGACCAGCTGCTCGAAGAAGCGACCCAGCAGACCACGGCCGCCGACTACCTGCGCCAGTTTCTGCCCCAGCTGGCCACCGAACTCTCCTGCCAGTGGTGTACGCTCATCGAACGCAAGCCCGAGTGGGAAACCATTTTCGAATTCGGCCGCAACTCCGCCGCCAGCTTCCCCACCAACCTCTGTAACGAAGCCCTCGACCGCGACGCCGCCGGCCTCGGTGCGGACGAGAAAAAGGCCGACTGGTTCTACATCGCCGCCCCCCTGGGAGACGTCCGTCCCGGCACGGTACTGCTCGTCGGCGGTCGCGACCTGACCAGCGAAGCCCTCAGCAACGCCGTCGTCGCGGCCCGTGTATTGGGTTACGCGCTCTCGATCGTGGAGAAACGCGAAAAGCACGTCAAACGGATCGGCCGCCTCGAAACCACACTGCACATCGCTTCCAGCTTTTCGTCGGCCCGCGATACCCAGTCGCTGCTGGAACTGATCGCCAAAGAAGCGACCCGCCTGCTCGTCAGCGAACGCTCCAGTATCTTCATCTGGGACCAGGAACACAAACAGGTCGTCGCCTGCCCCGCCCTGGGTGTCGAAGGCAACACACTCCGCCTCCCCGATGATGTCGGCATCGTCGGCGAAGTGATTCACAGCGGCAAGACCGTCACCGTGGACGACGCCTACAACGACGACCGCTTCGATCCCAGTGTTGACAAGTCCAGCGGCTTCCGCACCCGCAACCTGCTCTGCGTCCCGCTCCGCAACAACGCCGGCGAACTGATCGGCGCGTTCGAAGTCATGAACAAGCAGGCCGGCAAGTCCGACTTCGACGACGATGACGCACAAAGCCTCGAAGAGCTCGGCGTCCAGGCCGCCACCGCACTGGAAAACACCCGCGAACTCGAACAGCTCTCCCGCAGCCGCGACCAGCTCACCGAACAGGCCAAGCAGAAAGTCCGGATCATCGGCAAGAGCTCGGCCATCGATGCGCTCCGCTCGACCATCGAACGTCTCGCCAGCACCGATCTCCCCGTACTGATCCTCGGCGAAAGCGGAACCGGGAAAGAAGTCGTCAGCCAGTCCTTGCATTACCAGGGTCCCCGCGCGAATACACCGTTCATCGCCGTCAACTGTGCAGCGTTGACCGAAACCCTGCTCGAAAGTGAACTCTTCGGCCACGAGAAAGGTGCCTTCACCGACGCCCACGAAACCCGTATCGGTAAGTTCGAACTCGCCGAAGGAGGTACACTCTTCCTCGACGAGATCGGCGACATGAGCCTGGGCGGCCAGGCCAAACTGCTGCGGGTTCTGGAACAGAAAGTCATCACCCGCGTCGGCGGTTCTGAAAGCATCCCGATCAACGTCCGCGTCGTCGCCGCGACCAATGCAAAGCTCGCCGATGCCGTCCGCGACAAAAAGTTCCGCGAAGACCTGTTCTACCGGTTGAGTGTCGTCACCCTCGAACTGCCGCCCCTCCGCGAACGCCCGGAAGACGTCATCCTGCTGGCCGAGTTTTTCCTCACCCAGTTCTGTGGCCAGGCCAACCGCCGCGTGCTGAAGATGTCTGCTGAAGCCAAAAAGCGTTTACAGGCCCATCTCTGGCCCGGCAACGTTCGCGAACTGCGGAACCTGATGGAACGCGTCGCCTTCCTCTGTGCGGGCGACCGCGTCGAAGTCGAAGACCTCGCCTTCATCCTCAGCCCCAGCCGTGACTCCGTCGTCGACATGTCATCCGACCTGAGCCTCAAAGAAGCGACCCGCCTTTTCCAGCAGGAATACATCCGCCGCACCATCAAACGCGTGGGCGGCAACATGAGCGAAACCGCCAAATGCCTTGGCCTGCACCGCTCCAACCTCTACCGCAAAATGGGCCAGCTGGAAATGCAGGAAGCCAGCGACATGTCCGAAGAAGACGACGACTAA
- a CDS encoding flagellar hook-basal body protein — MRKNFERIIFAVSVCVLAGVLFIQGILYLRDLGFTDESTPVTLSLAQDPNSVTEPEPALTENELTPLPDLPQIELALAEANDGTELAAEAPTLDGPRLTVPESGQGKILANPESARPALPLLPALEAEHPQTPGPLMPPLNAEPLAEKPRHDDAAADKLIRSIIKEHLPHATPEELQIWFEELRGVPPKVANDMLAIRKLLQPKTALRMPIEKWEELNPTLELAPPQQQSVSSTHNRGSDQGGFIGFSSQADRDELLQRLRPTVDALRMSRDVIVNNIANAGTVGFKRLNVEFEALPYEYIETPASEKNSAAPPIAVGMGSQVLQTRLSQTAGELIRTGRKLDVAIEGQGFLQVSLGEQTLFTRAGRLMIDDQRRLCLRGSQQNFPLAPEIRVPESAHSVQIRENGAVVAIVANKESADAEQELGTIQLSCFADDTELFPRESCLFEATARSGVPRELTPGKQGAGLLVAGMLEASNVSIAEELEALASIKQRVDALQTIYQLDTLEPVQADLGPPSDRIARPESQRLPRGNRPIIK, encoded by the coding sequence ATGAGAAAAAACTTTGAACGGATTATCTTTGCAGTCTCTGTTTGTGTGCTGGCAGGTGTCCTCTTCATTCAGGGCATCCTGTATCTGAGAGATCTGGGATTCACAGACGAGTCCACCCCCGTCACACTCTCACTCGCGCAGGATCCGAATTCTGTCACAGAACCGGAACCGGCGCTGACTGAGAACGAACTGACGCCCCTGCCGGATCTACCGCAAATCGAGCTCGCACTCGCCGAAGCCAATGACGGAACAGAACTCGCAGCTGAAGCGCCCACACTCGATGGTCCCCGGCTGACAGTTCCCGAAAGCGGCCAGGGCAAGATTCTCGCGAACCCCGAGAGTGCCCGCCCCGCACTGCCACTGCTGCCCGCACTGGAAGCCGAACATCCCCAAACACCCGGCCCGCTCATGCCACCTCTCAATGCAGAACCGCTGGCCGAGAAACCCAGACACGATGATGCCGCTGCTGACAAGCTGATCCGCTCGATCATCAAAGAACATCTACCCCACGCCACCCCGGAAGAACTTCAGATCTGGTTTGAAGAACTCAGAGGCGTCCCCCCCAAAGTCGCGAATGACATGCTCGCCATTCGCAAGCTCCTGCAGCCCAAAACCGCGCTGCGGATGCCCATCGAAAAATGGGAGGAACTGAATCCGACACTGGAACTCGCACCGCCGCAACAACAGTCCGTCTCTTCGACGCACAACCGGGGCAGCGACCAGGGAGGCTTCATCGGCTTTTCGTCACAGGCCGACCGGGACGAACTCCTGCAGCGTCTAAGGCCTACCGTCGATGCCCTGCGGATGTCGCGGGATGTGATCGTCAACAACATCGCCAATGCAGGCACCGTCGGATTCAAACGATTGAACGTGGAATTTGAAGCGCTCCCCTACGAATACATTGAAACGCCTGCCAGCGAGAAAAACTCCGCTGCACCGCCAATCGCCGTCGGCATGGGCAGCCAGGTCCTGCAGACCCGACTCTCGCAGACCGCCGGCGAACTGATTAGAACCGGCCGCAAACTCGATGTCGCCATCGAAGGTCAGGGTTTTCTGCAGGTCAGCCTCGGAGAACAGACTCTGTTTACCCGCGCCGGTCGCCTGATGATTGACGATCAGCGTCGCCTCTGCCTGCGGGGTTCCCAACAGAATTTCCCTCTCGCACCGGAAATCCGTGTTCCGGAATCGGCACACTCAGTACAGATCCGTGAGAACGGCGCAGTCGTCGCGATCGTTGCCAACAAAGAATCAGCCGATGCAGAACAGGAACTGGGCACTATCCAACTATCCTGCTTTGCCGACGACACCGAACTCTTTCCACGCGAGTCCTGCCTGTTTGAAGCGACGGCCCGCTCGGGTGTTCCCCGCGAACTGACACCGGGAAAACAGGGGGCCGGCCTGCTCGTGGCTGGCATGCTCGAAGCGTCTAATGTTTCCATCGCAGAAGAACTGGAAGCACTGGCCTCAATCAAACAGCGCGTCGATGCGCTGCAGACCATCTATCAACTGGATACCCTTGAACCGGTACAGGCTGATCTCGGTCCCCCTTCCGATCGCATCGCTCGACCGGAAAGTCAGCGACTGCCCCGCGGCAATCGCCCGATCATCAAATAA
- a CDS encoding lactate racemase domain-containing protein, translated as MDRITTMNMNLPQAYRIRQHFPVTRVDDVAEAVTAALSKLSLGEVVKPGDSVAVPVGSRGIANIALIIKSTVDYLKSLGAEPFIVPAMGSHGGGTAEGQAQVIASYGVTEAAMGVEIRSSMETVIVDQTPHGIPVHFDKNAYAADHVLVCGRVKPHTRFVGDIESGLHKMMLIGLGKHAGAKIYHRAIEDHSFEEIIKAVAASVLEKCSVIGGLAIVENSYDETGMIEAVPPENFYEREKELLEIARQWLPRLPFPKIDLLIVDRIGKNISGSGMDACVVGRKFNDHAATERDVVACKRIMIRGLTEETHGNACGIGLAEFTNERTVAGVDWQSTRINTITGSHPTAGMVPLVYPNDREAIEAALQTVGLVEPETSGIVQIYDTLELSEVVVSETYLEEINSRDDLEIISGPFDLPFDAEGNLASVFKKPQH; from the coding sequence ATGGATCGAATCACGACTATGAACATGAATCTGCCCCAGGCTTACCGGATCCGCCAGCACTTTCCCGTGACGCGAGTTGACGATGTAGCGGAAGCGGTTACTGCTGCCTTGTCGAAGCTGAGTCTGGGGGAAGTAGTTAAACCGGGGGATTCTGTGGCGGTGCCTGTGGGAAGCCGCGGAATTGCCAATATTGCGCTGATTATCAAGTCGACTGTCGATTACCTGAAGTCACTGGGTGCGGAACCGTTTATTGTCCCGGCGATGGGCAGTCATGGCGGCGGGACCGCGGAAGGTCAGGCGCAGGTGATTGCCTCGTATGGGGTGACGGAAGCAGCGATGGGAGTGGAGATCCGTTCCTCGATGGAAACGGTGATTGTCGACCAGACGCCGCACGGGATTCCGGTTCATTTTGATAAGAACGCCTACGCTGCGGACCATGTGCTGGTCTGTGGTCGGGTCAAGCCGCACACCCGGTTTGTGGGGGATATTGAATCGGGTCTGCATAAGATGATGTTGATCGGCCTGGGAAAGCATGCGGGGGCCAAGATCTATCATCGGGCGATTGAAGATCACAGTTTTGAAGAGATCATCAAGGCGGTGGCAGCGTCGGTATTAGAAAAATGCAGTGTGATCGGTGGCCTGGCGATTGTCGAGAATTCCTACGATGAAACCGGCATGATCGAAGCTGTGCCGCCGGAGAACTTTTACGAACGAGAGAAGGAACTGCTGGAGATTGCCCGCCAGTGGCTCCCGCGACTGCCTTTCCCGAAGATCGATCTGCTGATCGTGGATCGGATCGGGAAGAACATCAGCGGTTCGGGAATGGATGCCTGCGTGGTCGGACGCAAGTTCAATGACCATGCCGCCACGGAACGGGATGTCGTCGCCTGCAAACGAATTATGATTCGCGGTTTGACCGAAGAGACGCATGGTAACGCGTGCGGCATCGGTCTGGCCGAGTTCACGAACGAGCGGACCGTGGCGGGGGTGGACTGGCAGAGCACCCGCATTAATACGATTACGGGGAGTCATCCTACCGCCGGGATGGTTCCACTGGTGTATCCGAATGACCGTGAAGCCATTGAGGCGGCCCTGCAGACTGTGGGGCTGGTGGAACCCGAGACCAGTGGCATCGTACAGATTTACGACACGCTTGAACTGAGCGAAGTTGTCGTCAGCGAAACGTACCTGGAGGAGATCAACAGCCGTGACGACCTGGAAATCATTTCCGGGCCGTTCGACTTGCCTTTCGATGCAGAAGGGAATCTGGCCTCCGTTTTTAAGAAACCGCAACACTGA
- a CDS encoding RraA family protein produces the protein MSTTEGLSNEALDELAKYDTPTVCNVIELWNIRPRNVGFMNDTIKACFPKMPPMVGYALTSTFRSMAPPRSGDVYAGLDNQVAAFESLPGAPVVVYQDMDEPTASATFGEVMCSTYKAYGAKGIITSGAGRDLDQVEALDFPAFTNGAICAHGYCHTLAVNVPITVGGIPIYPGDLLHGDLNGVTTIPHEIASEIADACKDLMKAEDIVLDYLKGAT, from the coding sequence ATGTCCACGACTGAAGGCCTCTCCAACGAAGCTTTGGATGAACTTGCCAAGTATGACACCCCGACCGTCTGTAATGTGATCGAGCTGTGGAACATCCGTCCGCGGAACGTCGGCTTTATGAACGATACCATCAAAGCCTGCTTCCCCAAGATGCCTCCCATGGTTGGCTACGCGTTGACTTCCACTTTCCGCAGCATGGCACCGCCGCGCAGTGGTGACGTTTACGCCGGTCTGGATAACCAGGTCGCTGCGTTCGAATCACTGCCGGGTGCACCGGTTGTCGTTTACCAGGACATGGACGAGCCCACCGCTTCTGCCACGTTCGGCGAAGTGATGTGCAGCACTTATAAAGCATACGGTGCGAAAGGGATCATCACCTCCGGCGCCGGTCGTGACCTGGACCAGGTCGAAGCCCTCGACTTCCCCGCGTTTACGAACGGTGCGATCTGTGCTCACGGATACTGTCACACACTGGCCGTCAACGTGCCGATTACCGTGGGTGGCATTCCGATTTATCCCGGCGACCTGCTGCACGGTGATTTGAACGGCGTGACGACGATTCCTCACGAGATCGCTTCCGAAATCGCGGATGCGTGCAAGGATCTGATGAAAGCTGAAGACATCGTGCTGGACTACCTCAAGGGGGCAACCTGA